In the genome of Palaemon carinicauda isolate YSFRI2023 chromosome 15, ASM3689809v2, whole genome shotgun sequence, one region contains:
- the LOC137653971 gene encoding uncharacterized protein produces MMRRARDAIFLPGMSKEIKQMFNSCDIRQQYKPRNQKESLMDVDDSGRPWNKIGVDLFEIVGRNYLVIVYYYSSFTEVEFLTSTTSNRVIAIIKMCARYGIPTQLASSGGPQFSSFKFKVFVREWGIEHMVSSPQGNGKAQAAVKIVKNMMKKTHADGKR; encoded by the coding sequence ATGATGCGACGAGCAAGAGATGCAATATTCTTGCCAGGGATGTcgaaagaaataaagcaaatgTTCAATTCATGTGACATTCGCCAGCAGTATAAACCTCGAAACCAGAAGGAATCGTTGATGGATGTTGATGACAGCGGCAGACCCTGGAATAAAATTGGAGTAGATTTGTTTGAGATTGTTGGAAGAAATTATTTagtcattgtttattattattcctCATTCACTGAAGTAGAGTTTTTAACGTCAACAACTTCAAATCGTGTGATAGCGATAATCAAGATGTGTGCTAGATACGGTATTCCTACCCAATTAGCGTCCAGTGGAGGACCACAATTCAGTTCATTTAAGTTTAAAGTTTTTGTTAGAGAGTGGGGTATAGAGCACATGGTGTCGTCGCCTCAAGGAAATGGGAAGGCTCAAGCAGCAGTTAAGAtagtaaaaaatatgatgaaaaagactcatgcagatggaaaaagataa